A single region of the Hypanus sabinus isolate sHypSab1 chromosome 21, sHypSab1.hap1, whole genome shotgun sequence genome encodes:
- the LOC132378976 gene encoding progestin and adipoQ receptor family member 3-like isoform X3, whose protein sequence is MTHNILKSLHRVELGYNYWPLFSQIGIRLYSYEEIPTFLKGNPYITDGYRAYLPSSLCIRSLFVLSNESVNIWSHLLGFLLFFLMGLHDTCFLLPSSNSTRDDYVVFIIFGFCFQFCMLCSAGYHLFCCHHSEKTSQQWLALDYAGVSVGMLGCYVPGVFYAFYCAEQYWRQVYLITVLAMIFVMFLTQIHPQYASQHCHKLRILLFCFIAAYGVIPTIHWIFQNGGIGEPVVKVFAPRVGIMYLLASLAFLFYYSKVPERYFPGGYLNYFGCSHQWWHFLVVLMFYWWHQTAVHIMHYRHEQPCLKIK, encoded by the exons ATGactcacaatatcctgaaaagttTACATCGAGTTGAACTCGGATACAATTACTGGCCGCTATTTTCACAAATTGGAATCCGTCTTTACAGTTACGAAGAAATTCCAACTTTTTTAAAAGGCAATCCATACATCACTGATGGATATAGGGCTTACTTGCCATCAAGTTTGTGTATCAGAAG CCTGTTTGTTTTGTCCAACGAGAGTGTGAATATATGGAGCCACTTGCTGGGGTTTCTATTGTTCTTCCTCATGGGTCTACATGACACTTGCTTCCTGTTGCCGTCATCAAACAGCACCCGGGATGACTACGTCGTTTTTATTATTTTTGGCTTCTGTTTCCAG TTCTGCATGCTCTGCTCAGCAGGATACCATCTGTTTTGCTGCCATCACTCTGAGAAAACCAGCCAGCAGTGGCTTGCCCTCGACTATGCGGGTGTCTCAGTAGGAATGTTGGGATGTTATGTCCCAGGAGTTTTTTATGCTTTTTATTGTGCTGAG CAGTATTGGAGACAAGTGTACCTGATAACCGTGCTGGCCATGATTTTTGTGATGTTCCTCACACAAATCCATCCGCAGTATGCCTCTCAACATTGCCACAAGCTACGCATTCTGCTCTTCTGCTTCATTGCCGCCTATGGAGTAATCCCCACAATTCACTGGATATTTCAGAATGGCGGCATTGGAGAACCAGTTGTTAAG GTGTTTGCACCCAGAGTGGGAATTATGTATCTTCTAGCAAGTTTGGCATTTCTGTTTTATTACAGTAAAGTACCTGAGAGGTATTTTCCTG GTGGATACTTGAATTACTTTGGCTGTAGTCACCAGTGGTGGCATTTCTTGGTAGTTTTAATGTTCTATTGGTGGCATCAGACTGCTGTACATATAATGCACTATAGACATGAACAACCATGTCTAAAAATAAAGTAA
- the LOC132378976 gene encoding progestin and adipoQ receptor family member 3-like isoform X2, producing MQNTLDLGCSHKMTHNILKSLHRVELGYNYWPLFSQIGIRLYSYEEIPTFLKGNPYITDGYRAYLPSSLCIRSLFVLSNESVNIWSHLLGFLLFFLMGLHDTCFLLPSSNSTRDDYVVFIIFGFCFQFCMLCSAGYHLFCCHHSEKTSQQWLALDYAGVSVGMLGCYVPGVFYAFYCAEYWRQVYLITVLAMIFVMFLTQIHPQYASQHCHKLRILLFCFIAAYGVIPTIHWIFQNGGIGEPVVKVFAPRVGIMYLLASLAFLFYYSKVPERYFPGGYLNYFGCSHQWWHFLVVLMFYWWHQTAVHIMHYRHEQPCLKIK from the exons ATTTAGGTTGTTCACACAAGATGactcacaatatcctgaaaagttTACATCGAGTTGAACTCGGATACAATTACTGGCCGCTATTTTCACAAATTGGAATCCGTCTTTACAGTTACGAAGAAATTCCAACTTTTTTAAAAGGCAATCCATACATCACTGATGGATATAGGGCTTACTTGCCATCAAGTTTGTGTATCAGAAG CCTGTTTGTTTTGTCCAACGAGAGTGTGAATATATGGAGCCACTTGCTGGGGTTTCTATTGTTCTTCCTCATGGGTCTACATGACACTTGCTTCCTGTTGCCGTCATCAAACAGCACCCGGGATGACTACGTCGTTTTTATTATTTTTGGCTTCTGTTTCCAG TTCTGCATGCTCTGCTCAGCAGGATACCATCTGTTTTGCTGCCATCACTCTGAGAAAACCAGCCAGCAGTGGCTTGCCCTCGACTATGCGGGTGTCTCAGTAGGAATGTTGGGATGTTATGTCCCAGGAGTTTTTTATGCTTTTTATTGTGCTGAG TATTGGAGACAAGTGTACCTGATAACCGTGCTGGCCATGATTTTTGTGATGTTCCTCACACAAATCCATCCGCAGTATGCCTCTCAACATTGCCACAAGCTACGCATTCTGCTCTTCTGCTTCATTGCCGCCTATGGAGTAATCCCCACAATTCACTGGATATTTCAGAATGGCGGCATTGGAGAACCAGTTGTTAAG GTGTTTGCACCCAGAGTGGGAATTATGTATCTTCTAGCAAGTTTGGCATTTCTGTTTTATTACAGTAAAGTACCTGAGAGGTATTTTCCTG GTGGATACTTGAATTACTTTGGCTGTAGTCACCAGTGGTGGCATTTCTTGGTAGTTTTAATGTTCTATTGGTGGCATCAGACTGCTGTACATATAATGCACTATAGACATGAACAACCATGTCTAAAAATAAAGTAA
- the LOC132378976 gene encoding progestin and adipoQ receptor family member 3-like isoform X1, with protein MQNTLDLGCSHKMTHNILKSLHRVELGYNYWPLFSQIGIRLYSYEEIPTFLKGNPYITDGYRAYLPSSLCIRSLFVLSNESVNIWSHLLGFLLFFLMGLHDTCFLLPSSNSTRDDYVVFIIFGFCFQFCMLCSAGYHLFCCHHSEKTSQQWLALDYAGVSVGMLGCYVPGVFYAFYCAEQYWRQVYLITVLAMIFVMFLTQIHPQYASQHCHKLRILLFCFIAAYGVIPTIHWIFQNGGIGEPVVKVFAPRVGIMYLLASLAFLFYYSKVPERYFPGGYLNYFGCSHQWWHFLVVLMFYWWHQTAVHIMHYRHEQPCLKIK; from the exons ATTTAGGTTGTTCACACAAGATGactcacaatatcctgaaaagttTACATCGAGTTGAACTCGGATACAATTACTGGCCGCTATTTTCACAAATTGGAATCCGTCTTTACAGTTACGAAGAAATTCCAACTTTTTTAAAAGGCAATCCATACATCACTGATGGATATAGGGCTTACTTGCCATCAAGTTTGTGTATCAGAAG CCTGTTTGTTTTGTCCAACGAGAGTGTGAATATATGGAGCCACTTGCTGGGGTTTCTATTGTTCTTCCTCATGGGTCTACATGACACTTGCTTCCTGTTGCCGTCATCAAACAGCACCCGGGATGACTACGTCGTTTTTATTATTTTTGGCTTCTGTTTCCAG TTCTGCATGCTCTGCTCAGCAGGATACCATCTGTTTTGCTGCCATCACTCTGAGAAAACCAGCCAGCAGTGGCTTGCCCTCGACTATGCGGGTGTCTCAGTAGGAATGTTGGGATGTTATGTCCCAGGAGTTTTTTATGCTTTTTATTGTGCTGAG CAGTATTGGAGACAAGTGTACCTGATAACCGTGCTGGCCATGATTTTTGTGATGTTCCTCACACAAATCCATCCGCAGTATGCCTCTCAACATTGCCACAAGCTACGCATTCTGCTCTTCTGCTTCATTGCCGCCTATGGAGTAATCCCCACAATTCACTGGATATTTCAGAATGGCGGCATTGGAGAACCAGTTGTTAAG GTGTTTGCACCCAGAGTGGGAATTATGTATCTTCTAGCAAGTTTGGCATTTCTGTTTTATTACAGTAAAGTACCTGAGAGGTATTTTCCTG GTGGATACTTGAATTACTTTGGCTGTAGTCACCAGTGGTGGCATTTCTTGGTAGTTTTAATGTTCTATTGGTGGCATCAGACTGCTGTACATATAATGCACTATAGACATGAACAACCATGTCTAAAAATAAAGTAA
- the LOC132378976 gene encoding progestin and adipoQ receptor family member 3-like isoform X4: MQNTLDLGCSHKMTHNILKSLHRVELGYNYWPLFSQIGIRLYSYEEIPTFLKGNPYITDGYRAYLPSSLCIRSLFVLSNESVNIWSHLLGFLLFFLMGLHDTCFLLPSSNSTRDDYVVFIIFGFCFQFCMLCSAGYHLFCCHHSEKTSQQWLALDYAGVSVGMLGCYVPGVFYAFYCAEQYWRQVYLITVLAMIFVMFLTQIHPQYASQHCHKLRILLFCFIAAYGVIPTIHWIFQNGGIGEPVVKVFAPRVGIMYLLASLAFLFYYSKVPERYFPDNLHLTSLM, encoded by the exons ATTTAGGTTGTTCACACAAGATGactcacaatatcctgaaaagttTACATCGAGTTGAACTCGGATACAATTACTGGCCGCTATTTTCACAAATTGGAATCCGTCTTTACAGTTACGAAGAAATTCCAACTTTTTTAAAAGGCAATCCATACATCACTGATGGATATAGGGCTTACTTGCCATCAAGTTTGTGTATCAGAAG CCTGTTTGTTTTGTCCAACGAGAGTGTGAATATATGGAGCCACTTGCTGGGGTTTCTATTGTTCTTCCTCATGGGTCTACATGACACTTGCTTCCTGTTGCCGTCATCAAACAGCACCCGGGATGACTACGTCGTTTTTATTATTTTTGGCTTCTGTTTCCAG TTCTGCATGCTCTGCTCAGCAGGATACCATCTGTTTTGCTGCCATCACTCTGAGAAAACCAGCCAGCAGTGGCTTGCCCTCGACTATGCGGGTGTCTCAGTAGGAATGTTGGGATGTTATGTCCCAGGAGTTTTTTATGCTTTTTATTGTGCTGAG CAGTATTGGAGACAAGTGTACCTGATAACCGTGCTGGCCATGATTTTTGTGATGTTCCTCACACAAATCCATCCGCAGTATGCCTCTCAACATTGCCACAAGCTACGCATTCTGCTCTTCTGCTTCATTGCCGCCTATGGAGTAATCCCCACAATTCACTGGATATTTCAGAATGGCGGCATTGGAGAACCAGTTGTTAAG GTGTTTGCACCCAGAGTGGGAATTATGTATCTTCTAGCAAGTTTGGCATTTCTGTTTTATTACAGTAAAGTACCTGAGAGGTATTTTCCTG